One genomic region from Streptomyces sp. NBC_01304 encodes:
- a CDS encoding serine/threonine-protein kinase produces MASTGDLIAGRYRITTRLGRGGMGTVWRAKDELLGRDVAVKELHVDDELALVDAELQRERTLREARTVAQVRHPNIMVLHDIVSHDAQPWIVMELIDGRSLADLIAAEGPLTPAEAGRIGLDLLAALGAAHDSGVQHRDLKPANVMLEAGTGRVVLSDFGIAQVVGQPTLTETGAFVGSPEYTAPERMSGKRTGPESDLWSLGVLLCTAVTGESPFHRDSLAGVLHAVVMDEIQLPPAAGPLLPVIRGLLERHPDVRLDAPEAAHLLRTVLTDSRSASTVRRPLGETKAEHPDGFGPGHTDAHSGAAHSGAAHSGAARSGATTTPDTPHPPADPLVHVGPTTATPARRPRVRAALLGGILVAVLAAGGAGAGVWLLTRDDGSSDKTTSNGTSDQVSQEDLPDQPEGGRVPPPAGGKSGKPTPSTDATDPDGSGSGDSEGATSGTGDATEDPQDSGPPSYHTVNDQLGFELAVPDGFTRSSEPPRVFYYSPGKTYRLGVHPQPQDPDGPLAVMQRAHEDGPSRYPGYRLGSVREITHNGQPAALWEFTWDGTSADGGPRHTYDLSWDENGKMHDVWLSAPTTQEERGKQYFDKAIETFVAPPAD; encoded by the coding sequence CGGCCGCGGCGGCATGGGCACGGTGTGGCGGGCCAAGGACGAACTGCTCGGCCGGGACGTCGCGGTCAAGGAACTGCACGTGGACGACGAACTCGCGCTCGTCGACGCCGAGTTGCAGCGCGAACGCACGCTACGCGAAGCGCGCACCGTCGCCCAGGTGCGACACCCCAACATCATGGTGCTGCACGACATCGTGTCCCATGACGCACAGCCCTGGATCGTGATGGAGCTGATCGACGGCCGCTCCCTCGCCGACCTCATCGCCGCCGAGGGCCCGTTGACGCCCGCCGAGGCCGGTCGCATCGGCCTCGACCTGCTCGCCGCCCTGGGCGCCGCGCACGACAGCGGGGTCCAGCACCGCGACCTCAAGCCCGCCAACGTCATGCTCGAAGCCGGCACGGGCCGCGTCGTCCTCTCCGACTTCGGCATCGCCCAGGTCGTGGGCCAGCCGACGCTCACGGAGACCGGCGCCTTCGTCGGCTCGCCCGAGTACACCGCCCCCGAGCGCATGTCGGGCAAGCGCACCGGTCCGGAGTCCGACCTCTGGTCCCTCGGCGTCCTGCTCTGCACCGCCGTCACCGGCGAATCCCCCTTCCACCGCGACTCCCTGGCCGGGGTCCTGCACGCGGTGGTGATGGACGAGATCCAACTCCCCCCGGCGGCGGGCCCCTTGCTGCCCGTCATACGCGGCCTCCTGGAGCGCCACCCCGACGTACGCCTCGACGCCCCCGAGGCGGCCCACCTGCTGCGCACCGTCCTCACGGACAGCCGGTCGGCGTCCACCGTGCGCCGCCCCTTGGGCGAGACCAAAGCCGAGCATCCTGACGGGTTCGGGCCCGGGCACACCGACGCCCACTCCGGCGCCGCCCACTCCGGCGCCGCCCACTCTGGTGCCGCCCGCTCCGGCGCCACAACCACGCCGGACACCCCGCACCCACCCGCCGATCCCCTGGTCCACGTCGGGCCCACCACGGCAACTCCCGCACGCCGCCCGCGCGTTCGCGCCGCGCTCCTCGGCGGCATCCTGGTCGCGGTACTGGCCGCCGGCGGGGCCGGCGCCGGGGTGTGGCTGCTGACCCGGGACGACGGGAGCAGCGACAAGACCACGAGCAACGGCACGTCCGACCAGGTGTCCCAGGAGGACCTGCCGGACCAGCCGGAGGGCGGCCGGGTCCCGCCCCCGGCCGGCGGCAAGTCCGGGAAGCCCACGCCGTCCACCGACGCCACCGACCCGGACGGCTCCGGCTCGGGCGACTCCGAAGGGGCCACGTCGGGCACCGGCGACGCGACCGAGGATCCACAGGACTCCGGCCCGCCCAGCTACCACACGGTCAACGACCAGCTCGGCTTCGAGCTCGCCGTCCCCGACGGTTTCACGCGCTCCAGCGAACCCCCTCGCGTCTTCTACTACTCCCCAGGCAAGACCTACCGCCTCGGCGTCCACCCCCAGCCCCAGGACCCGGACGGCCCCCTCGCGGTGATGCAGCGGGCCCACGAGGACGGCCCGTCGCGCTATCCCGGCTACCGGCTCGGCTCGGTCCGCGAGATCACGCACAACGGACAGCCCGCCGCCCTCTGGGAGTTCACCTGGGACGGCACGTCGGCGGACGGCGGCCCCCGCCACACCTACGACCTGAGCTGGGACGAGAACGGCAAGATGCACGACGTCTGGCTCTCCGCACCGACCACCCAGGAGGAGCGCGGCAAGCAGTACTTCGACAAGGCCATCGAGACGTTCGTGGCCCCACCGGCCGACTGA
- a CDS encoding SUKH-4 family immunity protein, with product MLVVGRLILDGSEDGDCTQGGDGAWGGDGAQDGDGAWGRDGERTILLDGESGRVYLTDLYPGVSTPERELLAPDLETLLRFEAAVAELDGLHGRFQDLRGRFGIRVVEEAARRLTAVLEQGMGDADVPAYWLVAAQIRPLALGAGPGKDPVHELALDLPERLLDEEFGASGVVRFEDVDFPTALKHEPTRRFLREVGLPEDGFMFLLDADVPLPTLASYYAESDSESVEECGFALPTSAGRLIRLGSLIEEIDVVVEGSTGRVLGWYGVEGVLRPVNADVSTLAFTLWLLHREKELDELEEVTYEAYEAAASAMVAVLAGKDPVACAPAGPVGAAGGAGGTGSAGGTGEAEAQARGWRYWPEAFRDEGGGVL from the coding sequence TTGCTGGTCGTCGGGCGGCTGATCCTTGACGGGAGCGAGGACGGGGACTGCACGCAGGGCGGGGACGGCGCGTGGGGCGGGGACGGCGCGCAGGACGGGGACGGCGCGTGGGGCCGGGACGGTGAGCGGACGATTCTGCTCGACGGGGAGAGCGGGCGTGTCTACCTCACCGACCTCTACCCCGGAGTGAGCACGCCCGAGCGGGAGTTGCTCGCCCCCGACCTGGAGACCCTGCTCCGGTTCGAGGCGGCCGTGGCGGAGCTGGACGGGCTGCACGGTCGGTTCCAGGACCTGCGCGGGCGGTTCGGGATACGGGTGGTCGAGGAGGCGGCGAGGCGACTCACCGCGGTCCTGGAGCAGGGCATGGGGGATGCCGACGTGCCGGCCTACTGGCTGGTCGCCGCGCAGATACGTCCCTTGGCGCTCGGCGCGGGCCCCGGAAAGGATCCCGTGCACGAGCTCGCGCTCGACCTTCCCGAGCGCCTGCTCGACGAGGAGTTCGGGGCGAGCGGGGTGGTGCGCTTCGAGGACGTCGACTTCCCGACCGCGCTGAAGCACGAGCCGACCCGGCGCTTCCTGCGCGAAGTGGGGCTGCCCGAGGACGGGTTCATGTTCCTGCTCGACGCGGACGTCCCGCTGCCGACCCTGGCCTCGTACTACGCGGAGTCCGACTCGGAGTCGGTCGAGGAATGCGGGTTCGCGCTGCCTACGAGCGCGGGGCGGCTGATCCGGCTCGGTTCGCTCATCGAGGAGATCGACGTCGTGGTCGAGGGGAGCACGGGGCGGGTTCTCGGCTGGTACGGCGTCGAGGGCGTGCTCCGGCCGGTCAACGCCGACGTGTCGACGCTCGCGTTCACGCTCTGGCTGCTGCACCGCGAGAAGGAGCTGGACGAGCTGGAGGAGGTGACGTACGAGGCGTACGAGGCGGCGGCGAGCGCGATGGTGGCCGTCCTTGCCGGGAAGGATCCGGTGGCCTGCGCGCCTGCGGGGCCGGTGGGGGCGGCCGGGGGTGCTGGGGGTACCGGAAGCGCCGGGGGTACCGGAGAGGCGGAGGCCCAGGCGAGGGGCTGGCGGTACTGGCCGGAGGCGTTTCGGGACGAGGGGGGCGGGGTGCTCTGA
- a CDS encoding serine/threonine protein kinase, translated as MERLRQDDPPQIGPYVTLARVDADGDRQPVPDRRYIARSSDGERTVVVCLPRVDADPMRWAVEAEGARRSSLPGLAPVTEVGGSAAFPWHAMPYVPTLPLPAALALHAGPLPETVVRSLGAALATTLATAHEQGVTHAGLSPTAVLLGAEGPLLASFGAVRAAAPDGEQRTGLPGLEPSCLAPEQAQGGRPRPLGDVYALGAVLSYASTGHTVPEREELPASLRSLITACLSRDAAKRPPAAQLAAELAAEQAVPTPMAVPAPPMASSAPPMAVPTPPGQPATVLDTPPTPSPSPSPLLALPPSLVVALARQSADLLATQLPQQPTEVS; from the coding sequence ATGGAACGCCTACGTCAGGACGACCCGCCGCAGATCGGGCCGTACGTCACCCTTGCCCGGGTCGATGCCGACGGCGACCGGCAGCCCGTTCCCGACCGCCGCTACATCGCCCGCAGCTCCGACGGCGAACGCACGGTCGTGGTCTGCCTCCCCCGCGTCGACGCGGACCCGATGCGCTGGGCCGTCGAGGCGGAGGGCGCCCGCCGCAGCTCACTGCCCGGCCTCGCGCCGGTCACGGAAGTCGGCGGTTCCGCGGCGTTCCCCTGGCATGCGATGCCGTACGTCCCCACGCTCCCCCTCCCCGCCGCCCTCGCCCTGCACGCCGGCCCTCTTCCGGAGACGGTCGTACGTTCCCTGGGCGCGGCCCTCGCCACCACCCTGGCCACGGCCCACGAGCAGGGCGTGACCCACGCGGGCCTGTCCCCGACCGCCGTGCTGCTCGGGGCTGAAGGCCCCTTGCTGGCGTCCTTCGGAGCCGTGCGGGCGGCGGCCCCGGACGGCGAACAGCGCACGGGCCTCCCCGGCCTGGAGCCGAGCTGTCTCGCCCCGGAACAGGCCCAGGGCGGCCGCCCACGCCCACTCGGCGACGTATACGCACTGGGTGCGGTGCTCTCGTACGCGAGTACCGGGCACACCGTCCCCGAGCGGGAGGAACTACCCGCCTCCCTCCGCTCCTTGATCACGGCCTGCCTGTCCCGCGACGCGGCGAAGCGACCGCCGGCCGCCCAGCTCGCGGCCGAACTGGCAGCGGAACAGGCCGTCCCGACACCCATGGCCGTCCCTGCGCCGCCCATGGCCAGCTCTGCCCCGCCCATGGCCGTCCCGACACCGCCGGGGCAGCCGGCGACGGTCCTCGACACCCCGCCCACCCCCTCTCCCTCCCCCTCCCCTCTCCTCGCTCTCCCCCCGTCGCTCGTCGTGGCCCTGGCCCGCCAGTCCGCCGACCTCCTGGCCACCCAACTCCCGCAGCAGCCCACGGAGGTGAGCTGA